A single uncultured Methanolobus sp. DNA region contains:
- a CDS encoding response regulator, which produces MKLRSKTLIVFSLTLFFLILTLYISAGSIIFQSFEDLERQAVTDDMDKATEFLDQAGFNLGMLTQRMASSLVTNEFMSTNDSHYIESNLETEDMEAMYLNLIVFLDNSNNIVFKKAYDPYQGKEIEFSSELLSILSKENPLLPSQSNNYAPSGIIILPEGPLIFSSRPIQDSLSNSSSMGTLITGYYFTPEMADFFTDVHNTPLNYKILQGYSLDESTLNKISLSTNDPGNIYIEPVSENTVLGYTVIKDIYGEPALLLEISSPRVIYQKAKATFAYILYVIIFAGILYGAAGTMFLENGILSRLSILKKNVDSAETDLSSYESTFIPGNDEISSLASSIDHLAETLNARESLLSSIIESVSEGVVVIDENYKMTHFKSKFIALWDIPEHILVEKDGLKLFEHLKDRMVNYDHLFSMLRKYHMTTVSNIVVVQFTDGTYFEVSTFPLFGKDKVIGRILSFRDITETKRAEDLLREKERRFRLLFEHSNDAIFIVKDGMIQNLNEKACTFACMTDQTIVGIGLNDLVNADQQELLHTLIGDSIRNGFSKAEMQIKKANGKLIDAEVTATLADETDSTVQLIIRDITERKEIQRLEHENQEKLSLIIDNINCGVVAIDANTHEIVDVNTTALEMVNRKKDDVIGRVCHKFICPSEKGRCPISDLNQSLDKSERVIVSSDGTRIPILKSVEIVDLGGRELLIESFIDITQIKNTEKALLDSKIHAEAANRTKSEFLATMSHELRTPLNSVIGFSDLLLDGSFGELNEKQNKFMGNISHSGKHLLNLINDILDISKIEAGKMELFHEIFDFSDLVSDLHLMMKPLSSKKDIVLEFNMRPRSIFINADRGKLKQIMYNLIGNAIKFTPDKGEVHVDISMKDQMLLVSIRDTGIGISKEDQAKLFQPFVQLDSSSNRKFEGTGLGLALVKNLLELHGGTIEVESEKDKGSTFHITVPLNLKDKDLNARVIATEESVDNIQTSTISSSRDLVILEPENSDGSEPLILVVEDDPNSRELLSFMLNDAGFKVILVEDGVQALEIAKEVHPFAITLDLNLPGMDGTEILESLKKDDCTSSIPVLVLSSLGEKDIGMIVGIVDHLTKPVDSDRLLGLLSDLVTKSGKTSFKALVIDDDPMVVEMLSEMIRSFGYEVITASGGQEGINKAFETHPDVLIVDLMMPNVSGFDVISTLKSDSRTINIPLIVCTAKDMEADEVDYLNSNAFRILQKGAFSKEDLLNILGKLEKTSGNEDLSGSCGVDK; this is translated from the coding sequence ATGAAACTACGCTCTAAGACACTGATAGTTTTCAGTTTGACACTATTTTTCCTGATCTTAACTTTGTACATCAGTGCAGGCTCGATTATTTTCCAGAGTTTTGAAGATCTTGAACGCCAGGCTGTTACTGATGACATGGATAAAGCCACAGAATTTCTTGATCAGGCAGGTTTTAATCTTGGAATGTTAACTCAACGAATGGCATCCAGCCTGGTTACAAATGAATTCATGTCAACAAATGATTCGCATTACATCGAATCAAATCTTGAAACCGAAGACATGGAAGCAATGTATCTGAATTTGATAGTGTTCCTTGATAATTCTAACAACATTGTTTTCAAAAAAGCATATGACCCTTATCAGGGAAAAGAAATCGAATTTTCCTCCGAATTGCTATCAATACTTTCCAAGGAAAATCCACTATTACCATCTCAGTCCAACAACTATGCTCCGTCCGGCATTATAATACTGCCTGAAGGCCCTCTTATCTTTTCATCACGTCCGATACAGGACTCATTGAGCAATTCCAGTTCCATGGGTACACTCATAACCGGATATTATTTTACTCCCGAAATGGCTGACTTCTTCACAGATGTACACAATACTCCATTGAACTATAAGATCCTTCAAGGGTACAGTTTAGATGAAAGTACTCTTAATAAAATATCTTTGTCAACAAATGATCCTGGAAATATCTATATTGAACCAGTTAGCGAAAATACTGTACTTGGATATACTGTGATCAAAGACATATATGGTGAACCTGCATTACTTCTTGAGATCTCAAGTCCACGTGTTATATATCAGAAAGCAAAGGCAACATTTGCATACATATTATATGTGATTATTTTTGCAGGCATTCTCTATGGAGCAGCAGGGACAATGTTCCTTGAAAACGGCATACTTTCCAGGCTATCGATCCTGAAGAAAAATGTGGATTCAGCAGAGACTGACCTTTCCTCATATGAAAGTACATTCATTCCTGGAAACGATGAGATCTCATCTCTGGCTTCAAGCATAGATCATCTGGCTGAAACTCTCAATGCAAGAGAAAGTCTTCTTTCCTCTATTATAGAATCGGTTTCAGAAGGTGTCGTTGTAATCGATGAGAATTACAAGATGACGCATTTTAAGTCCAAGTTCATTGCTTTATGGGACATTCCCGAGCACATTCTTGTTGAAAAGGATGGTCTGAAGCTATTTGAACACCTTAAAGACAGGATGGTCAACTATGATCATCTCTTCTCCATGCTGCGTAAATATCACATGACAACAGTAAGTAATATTGTTGTTGTACAATTCACAGACGGTACTTATTTTGAGGTTTCCACATTTCCTTTGTTTGGGAAAGACAAAGTCATTGGTCGGATCCTTAGTTTCAGGGATATCACTGAAACCAAGCGGGCTGAAGATCTTCTGCGTGAGAAAGAACGCAGATTTAGATTACTTTTTGAACACTCAAATGATGCGATCTTCATTGTAAAAGATGGAATGATACAGAATTTAAATGAAAAAGCGTGCACTTTTGCATGTATGACAGACCAGACTATAGTTGGTATAGGATTAAATGATCTGGTAAATGCTGACCAGCAGGAATTACTACATACTCTTATTGGTGATTCAATAAGAAATGGCTTCAGCAAGGCTGAAATGCAGATCAAAAAGGCAAATGGAAAACTCATCGACGCTGAAGTGACTGCAACTCTTGCAGACGAAACAGATTCAACTGTCCAGCTTATCATCCGTGACATCACTGAAAGAAAAGAGATCCAAAGACTGGAACATGAAAACCAGGAGAAATTGAGCCTTATTATAGACAACATCAATTGTGGTGTCGTTGCTATTGATGCCAATACGCATGAGATAGTAGATGTTAATACGACTGCTCTTGAAATGGTAAATCGTAAAAAGGATGATGTAATCGGTCGTGTTTGCCATAAGTTCATCTGTCCCTCTGAAAAAGGCAGATGTCCTATAAGTGATCTGAATCAGTCTCTGGATAAATCAGAACGTGTGATAGTGAGTTCTGATGGTACCAGAATTCCGATTCTTAAATCGGTGGAAATAGTGGATCTGGGAGGTCGTGAACTATTAATTGAGAGTTTTATTGACATAACCCAGATAAAGAATACAGAAAAAGCTCTCCTTGATTCAAAGATACACGCAGAGGCAGCAAACCGTACAAAGAGCGAGTTCCTTGCAACCATGAGTCATGAACTGCGTACGCCTCTTAATTCAGTAATTGGTTTTTCTGATCTCCTGCTGGATGGAAGTTTCGGTGAGCTTAATGAAAAGCAGAACAAGTTCATGGGAAATATATCTCATAGTGGAAAACACCTGCTGAACCTGATCAATGATATTCTGGATATTTCGAAGATAGAAGCCGGAAAGATGGAACTTTTCCATGAGATATTTGATTTCTCAGATCTTGTATCTGACCTCCATCTTATGATGAAACCGCTTTCATCGAAGAAGGATATTGTTCTTGAGTTCAATATGAGGCCAAGAAGCATTTTCATAAATGCCGACAGGGGAAAGTTGAAACAGATAATGTACAACCTTATTGGTAATGCAATAAAGTTCACTCCCGATAAAGGCGAAGTCCATGTTGATATCTCAATGAAAGATCAGATGCTTCTGGTAAGCATCCGCGATACTGGCATTGGTATATCTAAAGAGGATCAGGCAAAGCTTTTCCAGCCGTTTGTACAGCTCGATTCTTCCAGTAACCGCAAGTTTGAGGGTACAGGTCTTGGCCTTGCTCTGGTAAAGAACCTTCTTGAACTGCATGGTGGTACTATTGAGGTTGAGAGTGAAAAAGACAAAGGTTCTACTTTCCACATCACTGTCCCTCTGAACCTCAAAGACAAGGATCTCAATGCAAGGGTAATTGCAACAGAAGAATCTGTGGATAACATCCAGACATCCACAATAAGTTCTTCCAGGGATCTGGTAATACTTGAGCCGGAGAATTCCGATGGCTCCGAACCCCTTATTCTTGTGGTGGAAGATGATCCGAATTCAAGGGAACTTCTTAGTTTCATGCTAAATGATGCAGGTTTCAAGGTCATTCTTGTAGAAGACGGTGTACAAGCACTTGAAATTGCAAAAGAGGTTCATCCGTTTGCCATTACTCTTGATCTGAATCTCCCGGGAATGGACGGTACTGAAATACTGGAAAGCCTGAAAAAGGACGATTGTACATCTTCCATTCCTGTGCTGGTGTTGTCTTCACTTGGTGAGAAGGATATAGGTATGATCGTTGGTATTGTAGACCACCTGACAAAGCCTGTAGACTCTGATCGCTTGCTGGGACTTCTTTCTGACCTTGTTACAAAGTCAGGAAAAACATCATTTAAAGCTCTGGTAATTGATGATGACCCGATGGTCGTTGAAATGCTTTCCGAGATGATACGTTCTTTCGGATATGAAGTGATAACCGCAAGTGGTGGACAGGAAGGTATCAATAAGGCATTTGAAACTCATCCTGATGTATTGATTGTTGACCTGATGATGCCGAATGTAAGTGGTTTTGATGTGATATCCACATTAAAATCAGATTCAAGGACAATCAACATACCATTGATAGTTTGCACTGCCAAGGATATGGAAGCTGATGAAGTGGATTATTTGAATAGCAATGCTTTCCGTATATTGCAAAAAGGCGCATTCTCAAAAGAGGATCTTCTTAATATCCTTGGAAAACTTGAAAAAACGTCTGGTAATGAAGATCTTTCAGGTTCTTGCGGGGTGGATAAGTGA
- a CDS encoding response regulator, whose translation MCNILVIEDNPVNMELTVDLLESYGYEVTPAEDGFIALDKVKEKEFDLILLDIQLPKMDGLEVLSRLKEDKDTKDIPVIALTAHSMRGDDERFIAAGCIDYISKPIDIHSFKEKIKYHLETSN comes from the coding sequence ATGTGCAACATACTTGTAATTGAGGACAATCCTGTAAATATGGAACTCACTGTGGACCTGTTGGAGTCCTATGGATATGAAGTAACTCCTGCAGAGGACGGGTTCATAGCTCTGGACAAAGTAAAAGAGAAAGAGTTTGACCTGATCCTTCTGGATATCCAGTTACCTAAAATGGATGGACTTGAGGTTCTTTCACGATTGAAGGAAGATAAAGATACAAAAGACATTCCGGTAATTGCTCTGACAGCTCACTCAATGCGCGGTGATGACGAGCGTTTTATTGCAGCCGGATGTATCGATTACATTTCCAAACCAATAGATATCCATAGTTTTAAGGAAAAGATCAAATATCACCTTGAAACTTCAAACTGA
- a CDS encoding queuosine precursor transporter → MAFPVVWLYWIISLTVVTYVSAFIINRHREYGFPALVAFYTIYLAASQIVASRLIEFDLGFYTFFAPAAVFLYPFLSQAIDMINEVYGEKKARVAIIIAFVTQVLLVTFIVMTNSLTPAPFFEYETAWQSIFSQSIRIVIASWVSFLVFQNLDAYVFAWIKRNYPKQVFLRSASSDLLSLTLDSLIFVVLAFYGVAPLVPLIIGQIIAKNFIGLLDTPWFVWYKKYLENNSNLNE, encoded by the coding sequence TTGGCGTTTCCTGTTGTGTGGTTATACTGGATAATAAGTCTCACAGTAGTTACTTATGTTTCTGCATTTATCATCAACAGGCACAGGGAATATGGTTTTCCTGCACTTGTAGCCTTTTACACGATCTACCTTGCAGCTTCCCAGATAGTAGCTTCAAGGCTCATAGAGTTCGATCTGGGTTTTTACACGTTCTTTGCACCTGCTGCCGTATTTCTTTATCCATTCCTCTCGCAGGCCATTGATATGATCAACGAGGTATATGGCGAGAAAAAAGCCCGCGTTGCCATCATTATAGCTTTTGTAACACAGGTTTTGCTTGTGACGTTTATCGTGATGACAAATAGTCTCACTCCTGCACCATTCTTTGAATACGAGACTGCATGGCAGAGTATATTCTCACAGAGCATAAGGATAGTCATAGCATCATGGGTATCGTTCCTTGTTTTCCAGAACCTCGATGCCTATGTGTTTGCATGGATTAAAAGAAATTATCCAAAGCAGGTATTTCTCAGGAGCGCTTCAAGTGACCTTTTGAGTCTCACGCTTGACAGTCTCATATTTGTAGTTCTTGCATTCTATGGAGTTGCTCCGCTTGTGCCTCTTATCATCGGACAGATAATTGCCAAGAATTTCATAGGTCTGCTGGATACTCCATGGTTTGTCTGGTACAAGAAATATCTTGAAAATAATTCGAACCTCAATGAATAG
- a CDS encoding DUF6141 family protein, with the protein MTYDDSADSIIYREVQKFRQIWLLVLLLLTAGLTWYGAIEQLVYGHPFGTNPASDEGMIAILAGMGIIFPIFMLSLRLEVVVRNSGLYVKFFPLHLSFRHFPFNEIISAEVISYRPLRDYGGWGIRYGRNSKAYSISGNKGLMLEFRNGKRLMLGSQEPDVLKMSMEQGRNRNNY; encoded by the coding sequence ATGACTTATGATGATTCAGCAGACTCCATAATATACCGGGAAGTCCAGAAATTCAGGCAAATATGGCTGCTTGTACTGCTTCTTTTAACTGCCGGACTTACGTGGTACGGCGCTATAGAACAGCTTGTGTACGGGCATCCATTTGGCACAAATCCTGCATCTGATGAAGGGATGATAGCGATCCTGGCAGGTATGGGGATTATTTTCCCGATATTCATGCTGTCTCTGCGTCTGGAAGTTGTTGTGCGCAACAGTGGTCTTTATGTGAAGTTTTTCCCGCTTCATCTGTCATTCAGGCATTTTCCTTTCAATGAAATAATCTCTGCTGAGGTCATCAGTTACCGTCCCTTGAGGGATTATGGCGGTTGGGGAATAAGGTATGGCCGCAACAGCAAAGCCTATAGTATAAGCGGCAACAAAGGCCTGATGCTGGAATTCCGGAACGGTAAGCGTCTTATGCTGGGTTCGCAGGAGCCTGATGTTTTGAAAATGTCTATGGAACAGGGCCGCAACCGAAACAACTATTGA
- the cutA gene encoding divalent-cation tolerance protein CutA, whose amino-acid sequence MHSIVYTTTSSKEEARKIARELVERKLAACVNIHPIDSIYEWEGKIEEDEEFALSIKTTTSKVPEVTEHIRKVHSYELPAIISWEITGEAEYLKWISANVRK is encoded by the coding sequence ATGCATTCTATCGTGTACACCACAACTTCAAGCAAGGAAGAAGCCAGGAAAATTGCCAGGGAACTTGTAGAGAGAAAACTTGCCGCCTGTGTCAACATACACCCCATAGATTCCATATATGAATGGGAAGGAAAAATCGAAGAGGACGAAGAATTTGCGCTTTCCATTAAGACCACAACATCAAAAGTGCCTGAAGTTACCGAACATATAAGAAAAGTGCATAGCTATGAACTTCCGGCCATCATATCATGGGAAATAACCGGGGAAGCCGAATACCTTAAGT